Proteins from one Burkholderia sp. genomic window:
- the murG gene encoding undecaprenyldiphospho-muramoylpentapeptide beta-N-acetylglucosaminyltransferase, with translation MITKPRTLMVMAGGTGGHVFPGLAVAHQMEAQGWRVVWLGNPTGMEASLVPKHGIPMEPVHFGGLRGKGLKTKLTLPFNLLRACVQSLGALYRVQPDVVLGMGGYIIFPAGVMTALTGRPLVLHEQNSVGGMANKMLAKLAQRVLVAFPGALPKAEWTGNPIRGELAHCAPPTVRYAARFGPLRLLVVGGSLGAVALNEMVPRALALLSPESRPQVVHQAGIKHIDALRANYDVAGLAVGQNVELLPFIDDMAAAYANADLVICRSGAMTVSEIAAVGVAALFVPFPHAVDDHQTTNAAFLANQGAAVLVQQRDLSAELLAAWLCSQTRDSLAQMAKRSRSLAKPDATDVVARVCVQAAGLNLESQA, from the coding sequence ATGATCACCAAACCGCGCACACTGATGGTGATGGCGGGCGGCACCGGAGGTCACGTGTTCCCGGGGCTGGCCGTCGCCCATCAGATGGAGGCGCAGGGCTGGCGCGTAGTGTGGCTCGGCAATCCGACCGGCATGGAAGCGAGCCTGGTACCGAAGCACGGCATTCCGATGGAGCCGGTGCATTTTGGCGGGCTACGCGGCAAGGGCCTAAAGACCAAGCTGACGCTGCCTTTCAACCTGCTGCGCGCCTGTGTGCAGAGCCTCGGTGCGCTGTACCGGGTGCAGCCCGACGTGGTGCTCGGCATGGGCGGCTACATCATCTTCCCGGCTGGCGTGATGACGGCGCTCACTGGCCGCCCGCTGGTGCTGCACGAACAAAACTCGGTCGGTGGCATGGCCAACAAGATGCTGGCCAAGCTGGCCCAGCGCGTGCTGGTAGCCTTCCCCGGTGCCTTGCCGAAGGCTGAGTGGACTGGAAATCCAATTCGCGGCGAGCTCGCGCATTGTGCGCCGCCGACTGTGCGCTACGCCGCGCGCTTCGGCCCGCTGCGCTTGCTGGTGGTGGGTGGCAGCCTGGGCGCTGTCGCGCTCAACGAGATGGTGCCGCGCGCGCTTGCGCTGCTCTCGCCTGAAAGCCGTCCCCAGGTGGTGCACCAGGCCGGTATCAAGCATATCGACGCACTGCGTGCGAACTACGACGTGGCAGGTCTAGCTGTCGGCCAGAATGTCGAGCTGCTGCCCTTCATCGACGACATGGCCGCGGCCTATGCAAATGCCGACCTGGTGATCTGTCGCTCCGGCGCGATGACGGTCTCAGAGATCGCCGCGGTGGGCGTTGCTGCGCTGTTTGTGCCGTTCCCACACGCGGTCGACGATCACCAGACCACCAACGCTGCCTTCCTGGCTAATCAAGGCGCGGCTGTCCTCGTACAACAACGCGACCTGTCAGCCGAGCTACTCGCCGCCTGGTTGTGTAGCCAGACTCGCGACTCGCTCGCGCAGATGGCCAAACGTTCGCGCTCGCTCGCGAAGCCCGATGCCACCGATGTGGTCGCACGCGTGTGCGTGCAGGCTGCGGGCTTGAACCTGGAATCGCAGGCATGA
- the ftsW gene encoding putative lipid II flippase FtsW yields the protein MGQCEARGVAFVTRVTSSASLIGQRPTRSSMFDFDYSLMWMAIALLGLGIVMVYSASIAMPDSPKYSAYHDYAFLLRHIVSLTVASVATVFAFRVTIATWDKYAPHLCLFALVALAIVLIPHVGKGVNGARRWIPLGITNMQPSEIMKLAVTIYAANYTVRKQEYMQSLPKGFMPMATAVGLVGTLLLLEPDMGAFIVVATIAMGVLFLGGVNGKLFGGLVATAIGTFTMLVWLSPWRRERIFAYLDPWDERYAQGKAYQLTHSLIAFGRGEWFGVGLGGSVEKLNYLPEAHTDFILAVIGEELGFAGVLVVIMMFYWIVRRAFKIGRQALALDRTFAGLMAKGVGIWFGTQAFINMGVNLGLLPTKGLTLPLVSYGGSGILFNCISLAVLLRVDYENRVLMRGGKI from the coding sequence ATGGGTCAGTGCGAAGCTAGAGGCGTCGCCTTTGTCACCCGCGTCACCTCGTCCGCCAGCCTCATCGGGCAGCGCCCGACGCGCTCGAGCATGTTCGATTTTGACTACTCGCTGATGTGGATGGCAATCGCACTGCTCGGGCTCGGCATAGTGATGGTCTATTCGGCCTCGATTGCGATGCCCGATTCGCCAAAGTACTCCGCCTATCACGACTACGCCTTCTTGCTGCGCCATATCGTTTCGCTGACGGTCGCCTCCGTGGCAACCGTGTTCGCATTCCGGGTGACGATCGCGACCTGGGACAAGTACGCACCTCACCTGTGCCTGTTCGCATTAGTGGCGCTTGCAATCGTGCTAATTCCACACGTCGGCAAGGGTGTAAACGGCGCGCGGCGCTGGATTCCGCTCGGCATCACCAATATGCAGCCGTCGGAGATTATGAAGCTCGCGGTAACGATCTACGCGGCCAACTACACGGTGCGCAAACAAGAGTATATGCAGAGCCTCCCCAAGGGCTTCATGCCGATGGCGACCGCGGTCGGCTTGGTCGGCACGTTGCTTTTGCTCGAGCCAGACATGGGGGCTTTCATAGTAGTGGCCACGATTGCAATGGGCGTGTTATTCCTCGGCGGCGTGAATGGTAAGCTGTTCGGCGGCCTAGTGGCTACTGCGATTGGCACCTTCACGATGCTGGTCTGGCTCTCACCCTGGCGGCGCGAGCGAATCTTCGCTTATCTCGACCCCTGGGACGAGCGCTACGCGCAAGGCAAGGCCTACCAGCTCACCCACTCTTTGATCGCCTTCGGTCGCGGCGAGTGGTTTGGCGTCGGCCTGGGCGGCAGCGTCGAGAAGCTCAACTACCTGCCCGAGGCCCATACCGACTTTATCCTCGCCGTGATCGGCGAGGAGCTCGGCTTCGCCGGCGTGCTGGTGGTGATAATGATGTTCTACTGGATTGTGCGCCGTGCCTTCAAGATTGGTCGCCAGGCACTCGCGCTCGACCGCACATTCGCGGGGCTAATGGCTAAGGGCGTTGGCATCTGGTTCGGCACGCAGGCCTTCATCAATATGGGCGTGAACCTCGGCCTGTTACCGACTAAGGGCCTCACTCTACCACTGGTCAGCTATGGCGGCTCTGGCATCTTGTTCAACTGCATTTCGCTGGCGGTACTGCTTCGCGTTGACTACGAGAACCGGGTACTGATGCGCGGAGGCAAAATATGA
- the murC gene encoding UDP-N-acetylmuramate--L-alanine ligase produces the protein MKHIVKHLHFIGIGGAGMSGIAEVLVNLGYQVTGSDLSHNVLIERLEALGARVAIGHDPAHIAGANAVVVSTAVRSDNPEVLAARRLHVPIVPRAVMLAELMRLKQGIAIAGTHGKTTTTGLVASVLAAGGLDPTFVIGGSLISTGTNACLGSGDFIVTEADESDASFLNLYPVIEVITNIDEDHMDTYGHDFSRLKQAFIEFTQRLPFYGSAVVCVDDPNVRQIIPFISKPVVRYGFSPDAEVRAEQVDARDGRMHFTVIRDGHEPLPVVLNLPGLHNVQNALAAITIATDLGVADAAIQQVLADFNGMGRRFQCYGALAATDGGSYTLIDDYGHHPVEMAATIAAARGAFPGRRLVLAFQPYRYTRMRDCFEDFVNVLSTVDALVLTEVYAACEAVIPTVSGEALSRALCEIGRVNPSFVTGVDEVPVALAQIVRAGDVVITMGAGSIGEVPGRIVQQQQ, from the coding sequence ATGAAACACATCGTCAAACACCTCCATTTCATTGGCATCGGCGGTGCTGGCATGAGCGGTATCGCCGAGGTACTGGTTAATCTCGGCTACCAGGTCACTGGCTCTGACCTGTCGCACAATGTCCTGATCGAGCGGCTTGAGGCGCTCGGCGCGCGTGTGGCAATCGGCCACGATCCGGCGCATATCGCGGGGGCGAACGCCGTGGTGGTGTCCACCGCGGTACGCTCGGATAATCCCGAAGTACTGGCCGCACGACGGCTGCACGTGCCGATTGTGCCGCGCGCGGTGATGCTGGCCGAGCTGATGCGTCTGAAGCAGGGTATCGCGATCGCCGGCACCCACGGCAAGACCACTACCACCGGCCTAGTGGCCAGCGTACTGGCCGCGGGTGGCCTGGACCCAACCTTCGTGATCGGCGGTAGCCTGATTAGCACCGGTACCAACGCGTGTCTTGGCTCGGGCGACTTTATCGTGACCGAGGCGGATGAATCAGATGCCTCGTTCCTGAACCTGTATCCCGTCATCGAGGTGATCACTAACATCGATGAAGACCACATGGATACCTACGGGCATGATTTCTCGCGCCTGAAGCAGGCCTTCATCGAATTCACCCAGCGGCTGCCGTTCTACGGCAGCGCAGTGGTTTGCGTCGACGATCCGAACGTACGCCAGATCATTCCTTTTATTTCCAAGCCGGTGGTCCGCTATGGCTTTTCGCCCGACGCCGAGGTACGGGCCGAGCAGGTCGACGCTCGCGACGGTCGCATGCACTTCACGGTGATCCGAGACGGTCACGAGCCGCTGCCGGTGGTACTGAACCTGCCTGGGCTGCACAACGTGCAGAACGCGCTGGCGGCGATCACGATCGCCACTGACCTCGGCGTGGCGGACGCGGCGATCCAGCAGGTGTTGGCTGACTTTAATGGCATGGGCCGGCGTTTCCAGTGCTACGGAGCACTCGCTGCGACCGACGGCGGCAGCTACACGCTGATTGACGATTATGGCCATCATCCGGTCGAGATGGCGGCCACCATCGCGGCGGCGCGCGGTGCATTTCCGGGCCGCCGGCTGGTGTTAGCCTTCCAGCCATATCGCTATACACGCATGCGCGACTGCTTCGAGGATTTCGTCAACGTGCTGTCGACAGTCGACGCATTGGTACTGACCGAGGTCTATGCGGCCTGCGAGGCGGTGATACCAACCGTCAGCGGCGAGGCCCTTTCGCGCGCGCTGTGCGAGATCGGCCGGGTTAATCCGAGCTTCGTCACCGGCGTCGACGAGGTACCGGTCGCGCTTGCCCAGATAGTACGCGCGGGCGATGTAGTGATCACGATGGGTGCGGGTTCGATCGGCGAGGTGCCGGGTCGGATTGTGCAGCAACAGCAATAA
- a CDS encoding D-alanine--D-alanine ligase — MSGIDPKRFGKVAVLLGGVSAEREVSLQSGTLVVQGLLEAGIDVHPFDPSEQPLSALKDEGYVRAFNVLHGGYGESGQIQGALDFLGIRYTGTGVLGSALGLDKFRTKLIWQQTDIPTPPFEVVMRGDDYAARAPEIISKLGLPLFMKPASEGSSVAVIKIKDASALPAALEETARHDKIVLVEKSIEGGGEYTACIAGDLDLPVIRIVPTGEFYDYHAKYITYDTQYLIPCGIEAGREAACKRLARLAFDVLGCTDWGRADFMLDAAGNPYFLEVNTVPGMTDHSLPPKAARAVGISYSELVVKVLAMTLQD; from the coding sequence ATGAGCGGGATCGATCCGAAACGTTTCGGTAAGGTGGCGGTACTGTTGGGTGGCGTGTCTGCCGAGCGTGAGGTATCGCTGCAATCGGGAACGCTGGTCGTTCAGGGGCTGCTCGAGGCCGGCATCGACGTGCATCCGTTTGATCCGTCCGAGCAGCCACTAAGCGCGCTCAAAGACGAGGGGTATGTACGCGCCTTCAACGTACTGCATGGCGGTTACGGCGAGAGCGGTCAAATCCAGGGTGCACTCGATTTCTTGGGCATCCGCTACACCGGTACCGGCGTCCTCGGTTCGGCGCTCGGCCTCGACAAGTTCCGCACCAAGCTAATCTGGCAGCAGACCGATATCCCCACGCCGCCGTTCGAGGTGGTGATGCGTGGCGACGACTACGCTGCACGTGCGCCTGAAATCATCTCGAAGCTGGGTCTTCCACTGTTCATGAAGCCGGCTAGCGAAGGCTCGAGCGTGGCGGTGATCAAGATCAAGGACGCGTCGGCGCTGCCAGCTGCGCTCGAAGAGACGGCGCGGCACGACAAGATCGTGCTGGTCGAGAAAAGCATCGAGGGCGGCGGCGAGTACACCGCCTGCATCGCAGGCGACCTGGACCTTCCAGTGATCCGCATCGTGCCGACCGGCGAGTTTTACGACTATCACGCGAAATACATCACTTACGACACGCAATACCTGATTCCATGCGGCATCGAGGCTGGCCGTGAAGCCGCGTGCAAACGCCTTGCGCGTCTCGCCTTCGACGTGCTGGGTTGCACCGACTGGGGCCGCGCCGACTTCATGCTCGACGCTGCGGGAAACCCGTATTTCCTAGAAGTGAACACCGTGCCTGGCATGACCGACCACTCGCTGCCGCCTAAGGCGGCGCGGGCAGTCGGCATCAGCTACTCGGAGCTGGTGGTGAAGGTTCTAGCCATGACGCTCCAAGACTGA